The region AACAAACATCGATTGTCCGTGACCGAAAATAGCGCCTAGGTAAGTAAATACACCTTCCATTAAAACATCCTCTTGTAAGTTTATATTGCGGGATTATACCTTTTTTCACCTTAGGAAACCTCTAAATCTACGCCAATTTCTCCTGTCCCAGACGATAAAGTGCAAAATCATATTTGATGGGATCTTTTTGATCAAAGGTACGCAAAGTATCTGTCAATTCTATACTGGCTCTCATATCGTACGTTTTACGCTTGAGTAAGCCTAAACGTCTTGAAACCTGAAACGTATGGGTGTCAAGAGGCATAAGCAGATCTTTTTTATCTATCTTAGACCATAAACCCATATCCAAAGCATCTTTGCGTACCATCCAGCGCAGGTACATCATATAGCGCTTGTAGGTCCCTGCTGAAAGTACTTTTTTGGGTATGGAACCTATTAAAAAGTTATAACCACGTGTGTTTCTAGGATACACCGATTGTAACGTCTCTATAAAATGCCATAAACCATCTAAAATATTTTCTTCTTTTTTGTAGGCGGTATAAAAAATATTTTCAATGCTCTCTTCAGATCTTAGACGTTTCAATGCGATGAAGAGGGCAGCGACATCTTCACTTTTTTGAAAACGATAATAGTGGGAAGAGAGTGCTTTTCTTATCTCCTCTTCACTGCAGTCCAATAAAGAAAAATCCAAACTTTGCAAAAATCGGACGATAAGCCCTACATTACCATAGCCAAACAATGCACAAATCAGTGCTATAGATTCATCTTGGTATTGTGATGCAACAAGAAGGGGGTCAGGCTTGTCAAAAGAGAGTTCAGCACTGTTGTTTCTAGCTTCAACTTCATTGTCTAAAAGAGTTTTGATCTCAGATAATCTCAATAAGCATTCCAATCATTCGTAACAGTTAGTACGTAGCACTTCATCCTAAAACGTAAAGTGTTCACCAAGATAATGCTTACGTACATTCTCATCATTGGCGACTTCATCACTGGTACCTGTCGCTAACATTTCACCGCTTCGCATCACATAGGCTCGATCACAAATACCCAGTGTTTCACGCACATTATGGTCTGTAATGAGAATACCCATATCAAGATCCACCAGTTGTTTGATAATGTTTTGTATATCCAAAACGGCTATAGGGTCAACACCGGCAAAAGGTTCATCCAGAAGTAAGAATTTTGGTTCACCTACCAATGCTCTTGCAATCTCAACCCTTCTTCTCTCTCCCCCACTGAGGCGGATCCCAAGACGGGCACGGATAGGTTCGATGTTGAAGATCTCAAGCAGTTTTTCAATGCGTGGCTGAACCTTCTCTTTATCCAGGCCTAATGCTTCAACTGCAATGAGCAAATTTTCTTCTACAGTCAAGTCTTTAAAAATGCTGGACTCTTGAGGCAAATACCCTATACCCATTTGTGCACGGGCACTTAAAGGCAGTCTTGTGACATCTTCACCATCCAAAAAAACCTGGCCTTCTGTAGCATCAGTTAATCCACATACCATGTAGAATGAAGTGGTCTTTCCCGCACCATTGGGACCAAGAAGCCCTACGATCTCTTTACTCTTCACATTTAGAGAGATATCATGCACTAACTTTGTTTTTTTAATAGTTTTGGCAAGGCCTTTGGCTTCAAGTGTATGCGTCATACGTCTATCCTATAAATTCTACTGTTTTTTTGGGACTCTATCTCTATGGTTGCAACATTATAACCTACACCTTCTAAAAAGGCTTTAAGTTCATCCGAGCCCCACTCTACCATGTGCCACCCCGGCTTTTCAAACTCTTCAAAAAGCCCCATCTGCATAAATTCTTCGTGATCTAAACGATAGAGGTCATAATGATACAGACTACTGCCATCTTTTGCACCATAACACTGTTGTAAAGAAAAGGTCGGAGAAGTCACTTCACCTTCGATCCCTTTTGCTTTTGCTATGGCTTGTGTAAGTGTCGTCTTTCCTGCAGCCAGATCACCTCTTAAAAATACGATCGTATCAGAAGGAAGTGTTGCATCCAAGTAACTGACAACTTTATCCAGTTCCTCTAATGATGCTTCTATTTCTTTAGTCATGTTTTCTCCATTCCGTAGAGGAGGACCCCTGTGTACTCCCGGATCTATCCTGCCAATTGTTGACTTATCTTAGCCATCAGCTTTAAATGTTCATTGGCTTTGCCACTATCAAGTCCGCTTTTAGCCATCTCTATCGCTTCTTCTATGTCACGTACATTGCCGTCTACAAAAAGTGCGAAGGCTGCATTTAGCAGCACAATATCTCTTTTTGCACCCTTTTCTTTACCTGAAAATATATCGCGTGTGATCTGTGCATTAAAATTTGCATCTCCACCCAAGATGGCCTCTTTAGGTGCGAGTTTAAATCCAAATGTCTCCGGATTGATCTCACCTTCTAATATACGGTTTGACTCCACATAGGCAAAAGAAGAGTTGCACGCAAGTGAGATCTCATCCATACCATCATGACTGCTGACAACACAGGCACGTTTCGCACCCAATTCAACCAGTGCATCAGCGATACGTTTAACGAAGGAAGGGTCAAATACCCCTAAAAGGTATTTCTCTGCTCCGGCAGGATTTGTCAATGGTCCAAGAATGTTAAAGATAGTCCTATGCTCTATAGACTTACGTATGGGCATGATGTGTTTCATCGCAGGATGATGATCGGTTGCAGGGAAAAAACAAAAACCTGTCTCTTCAAGCATTTTTATTTTATTCTCTATGCTAAGATCCAGGTTAATGCCCAGTGCTTCAAGAACATCTGTTGAGCCAGAGTTGGAAGTCACACTTCTGTTTCCATGTTTAGCCACAACACGACCCAAAGAAGCCAGAAGAAGCGACACAGTGGTAGAGATGTTAAAGCTTCCGCTTTTATCTCCACCTGTTCCGACCACGTCGATGGCTTTTTCTTTCAGTGCATCAGATAAAGAGAGTTTAATGGAGTGTTCGCGCATGACTGAAGCAGCTGCAGCGATATCACTGCCGCTTTCACCTTTTTCATACAGTGCTACAAGAAAAGCCCTTGCCTCCTCTGTACCCATTTGATTGTTAAACAGTCTTTCAAATTCTTCTTTAGTACCCATCACTCTCTCCTATTTAATTTGACAGCTCTTTGACATATTCATCTTTTTGACTTTTAGGTATGGTTTTGGTTGTTGGTATTTGCAGCACTTCATAAGACTTCGGACCTTTAAGATACTCTATGGTTACTGTATCTCCTACAGCTACATTTTTAGATGCTTTAGCCTTCAAGCCATTGACCAAAACAACACCAGATTTAAGCATATCCGTAGCAATAGTACGACGCTTCACCACATTCACAGCCGACAACCATTTATCCACACGCATACCAAAACCCCTTATTAAATCACACATCAGTGTGCTTTGTCGTGGCGAACGCCCTTGAAAGCAAAGCGATTCGAGAGCCACGACGACTTTTGTTTTTACCCCAAGGGCATTTCCGATGGGCACTTTTCTAGAAAAGTAAAGAGAGAAACAAACTCACAATTCAAATAAAAGGAAATGTATCAAAACAAAATCCTAATATTTATAATTTAGTGCAACTCAACGTTCAACTTCACTTCTCTCGTACTTCTTCGAGCAATGATCTCACCCGTAGTCGAATCCTGTCTAAAGTGAATCCCGTCAAGCCCTTGAAGCTCTGCACCTTTAAACATAGTTTTCGTTTCAAGTGTTGCTTCAGGGTTGGCTGCAGAGATCTTAGCCAACTCTTCTGGAGCGATCTTTATCTTCGTACCAGCCAAGATAGTGATACCCGCATCCACGATACATGCGTCACCCAAAGGAAGACCCGTTACAGAGTTTGCACCAAGTAGTGTGTTCTCCCCGATGCTGATAGGATTTCCATCTGTACCTGAAAGGACACCAAGGATACTAGCCCCACCACCTACATCTGAACCTGCACCTACGATAGCAGATGAAGAGATACGACCTTCAACCATCACAGGACCAAGTGTTCCAGCATTAAAGTTGATATATGATGCACCTGGCATGACTGTTGTACCAGCTGCAAGCTGTGCACCCATACGTACTTTAGACGCTTCCAAGATACGTGTATTATCTGCTGGTATCACATGTTGTAAGAATCTCGGGAATTTATCTACAGCATCCACAGCAGGATACGTACCGCCCAGTTTCATTTCGATCTCATTTTCTCTAAGGTAATCAAGTTCATAAGGTGTATTTCCTACCCATGCCACATTTGACAAAATACCAAATGCACCATTGAGGTTGATCTTTCTAAGTTCTGCTTTACTCTGAGAAAGTGCATAAAGTTTAAGATATACTGCTTCTACAGATCCAGGATTCGCATCTTCGAACAAAAATACGATTCTAAAGTTTTTACCAATATCTTCCATATGTGCAAGTGTTTTGATCACTTGTACATTTTTATGTGCATCACCTGTAGCTTCTGCAACATACGGAGCAAATGCTGCCATAGCATTTTCTACAAAGTTATCGTTGATCGTTGCAACAAATTCAGTCCCTGAAAAATCTACATCACATTTTGCTTCCTGCAATGCTTTTATAAATACTGCAGCACTTCCGAAGTTCTCTTTCCAGTTGATGAGTCCAAAGTTCGCCTGAAGTATTTTCTCAGCATTTTTCTGACCTCTATCCACTCTTGCGATACCAAATGCGATAGGCTCTTTGTATCCTGCTTGTGAAGTAACATCTGTTACCAATTGTTTAAATGCGTCTGTACTTGTCACTGTTTCAATAGCCATTGAAATCTCCTATCATCGAATAAAATAATTTAAAGCGATTATACTTGATTTTGTTTAACCTTTCTCATGATGGAGAACCAGTCTCTTGAAAAATGTTTCTTGATATAGTCTACATGGTGTGGTACTGTACAGCCACTGCAATCTTGATGTATCGCATCATCAGAAACAAACTGCGCACCATCTTTAGACGCTATACTGCAAGTACTGTAGAGCACTTGATTCCCCTCTTTGGAAAGCCCCTTATCATCAAAACGAAAGTTGGGACAGGCACAAAGGTAACAATTCAGATCTTCCATCTCATGACACTTTTTATTCTCTTTATAAAGGAAACAAAAATCGGGCTCTTTTTCTACCATATTTTCAAACCTGAAGTATGCGATGACTTCATCATCGCTCAAGGCTTCCAATTTCTTCATGATCTTCTTGTGTTTTTGTCCATGTGCTTCAAACCAGTCACTGTAATTCATCAATTATCCATTTTTTTAGTTTTACACAACTTCCACACACACCAAACTGTGGAGTTGTTTCCCCTTTCTACCCCAAGGGCACTTCCTCACTTCGTTCAGGGCGTTTTTTTAGAAAAAACGAAACAAAAAATCGTCACAGTTCTCGAATCGCTAGATTTTCTGGCACTAAATGACGATACCCCTGTCGCTAAAGCGTAAGTGGGGTGCAAGGTCGTTCACCATGACAGGTGGCGTACTTTGTACGATTATGAGATGACGATACTCAGAAGTTGAATAAGTATAACATAAAGAATTTTTCTGTACAATCCGCTCATGAAACATCTTAGAGGCCACAGTAAAAACTACTTTTCATTTGCCGTCATCGCTATGTACTCCACACTTTCAAAGTTGTGTTGGATCGACAGCAATTTTCAGTACCATAAAAAAGCCTTTATCTACCACGAATATAAAACTTCCCCTCCCTGTTTATCCATTTTTTACTAATTAAAACAATATTACATACAAAATAAACAAGGAACAACCTATGACATTCAAGTCACTCAGCCTTATCACGGCTACACTACTACTGACAACACACACGCACGCAGACGAAACACTCGAACCTATCACGATAGTCTCAGCCACTAAAACAACACAATCCATTCAAAACACCACTTCAAATGTCACAGTGATTACAGCCGAAGAGATAGAAGAAAATGGATATCAAACTGTTGCACAAGCCATCAACACTGTAGCTGGAATCTCGGTTACTAACTCTGGTGGCCTTGGACAGCAGAGTTCATTTTTCGTAAGAGGTGCGGACTCAGGTAAAGTCCTCGTACTCTTAGACGGCATGCGTCTCAACGACCCAAGTACTACAAATGGTACAGCCCTTCTTGATAGTCTTACAACAAGTAACATAGACCAAATCGAGATCATCAAAGGTGGTGCAAGCAGTATCTGGGGCTCCAATGCTTCTGCAGGTGTCATCAACATCATTACCAAAGAAGCCAAAGATGGTATCCATGGTTCACTCGCATTAAACTACGGTTCATACAACACTAGAGGTACTGATGCCGATCTTTCGTACAGTGATAAAAAGATCACAGCACAAGTTCTTGCTTCCTATCTCAAAACGGATGGTTTTTCTGCATTGGCTCCAAGATCAGCAGAAGAAGATGGCTATGAAAATAAAAACTATAATATAAAATTCGGATATGCTTTTGATGCAAATAACAAACTAAACCTTAGCTATAACCGCATTAAAACAGATACTGAGTATGATGACAGCTTCTCTGTCTCTCAAGCAGATGATGATTACAGTAACAGTACATCAGATCAAACTAACTATGCCTTGAACTATCACTTCAACCTGGACAACTATAGTGCTATTTTCAATGCAAGTAAAGGTGAATACAATAGGGTCTATTACACCTATTACTACATGGACAACCAAAATGTCTATAAAGCAAATCTCAAAGAGTACTCCCTCATCAATGCATACCAATACGAAAAAGGGAAAATGATTTTAGGATTGGAGTATAAAGATATAGATGGATTCAGCCAACTCAACACTTATGCAGAAAATAAAGCAAGTTATATTAACAAAGCAATATTTGTTTCTAACATATACGACATCAATGAAAACACTCTTTTGGAAACAAATCTAAGATACGATAACTATGATGAATTTGATGACAAGACTACTTATAAAATTGGATTCAAACATAATCATGACTTTTATGAAGGCTTCACAACTTCTGCAAACTACTATACTTCGTATGATTCTCCAAGTTCATACCAACTTGCAAATCAATCACCTACCGTTGATATTTTGAAACCTGCTTATACAAAAGGATATGATATTTCTGCTAGTTATAAAGATCTTATCTCTATTAGCTATTTTAATATTGAAGTAGAAGATGGAATTGTGTATATAGATGGTACATGGCCAGCAGAGTATAAGAACACCAATGGCATAGAAAAGTTCTCTGGACTTGAAATAACAAGTTCATATGTATTTGATCCATACAATATTACATTCTCTGCAAACTATACCCATCTCTTTGATTATGATGCAGAAGATGGAACAGACCATATCAGACGTGCAAAAGATACATTGAATGCTTCTTTAGAGTACTACACTATAAACGATACACATTTTGGTATCAATGCACAGTATATAGGTGACAGAGAAGAGTTTGGACAAAGTACTGGTAACTACACCGTATGGAACGCAAACTTCAGTACAGAAATTATCAATGATGTTGACCTAAGTCTAAATGCAAGAAACATCTTTGATAAAGACTACCAGTCAAGCTACGGTTACGCTACAGAAGGAAGATCACTCTATGCAAAGATCAAGTATAGCTTTTAGATGAATTCCCTATCGGGATTCATCTGTGCTAAGTACTACGTATTACGTGTTACGAAAGAGCAAAGGCTTACAAGTCAAAAGACTATATAAAAATCAATGCCCTACTTATTTTTCGTAACACATAGCACTTAGCACGTAACACTAACAAATAGGATATAATCACTCATGTTAAAAATTATCCCATCCTGGTTCATCAGATACAAGTTCTTCAATTCCCTCTTTTTGGGATTGAGTGTGGGTGCCATATTTACACTTTATGCACCGCTTGAACCCTCTATCTATTCTCTGGGCGGTGTATTGTTGGCCATGGGTATGCTGATCGTCGCACGGTTTTATCATACCATACTCAATGCAGATTGGTTTTTTAGGATCTCACTCTTTGTAGAGGTTGTTTTACTCTTAACCATGCTCTACTTCCTCTATGCATCTTACAACTATCAGACTGCCCTGCTGCTTTACATCGGGTATCAGGTTACTTTTGTCTTCGGAAACTACCTTATAAGAGCTGAAACACTTTTACTTAAAACAGATATCCTCTTAACCAAACTCGATACGGTCAAACAGATAGGCTACCTTTTAGGCATGGGGCTCGCATATCTTTTTTACAAGATCCTTACGCAGTACGGCATAGAAGATAACCAAACACAGGTCTATGACCTGCATTTTTTACTGATAGCTGTTGAGTTGGTGGTGATTGTTTTGATTATAAAAAGTTTTAAAAGAGTCTAAAGAAGCTTCGTAGACAAAGCGGTTAACAATTTCGCTTTTGTCTTTTGATCATAGCTGCAAGAAACATGTACAAAAGTACCACATTCAGTACAAAAAGAATCAGTAGATACCCTTCATCCATATGTCTCTCCAGTTGTAATCCCGTCAAAGAGTAGATCGCTTGAAATACCCCTAAAAAGAGTACTGTGTTACGTGTATCTTCTGCAAAGAAATGTCGTAATATATGATGGATGTGACATCTGTCCGCACAGAAGATGGATTTCCCTTTTATCTTGCGACGTACCATGACCACCACGGTATCCAAGATAGGAATAGCCGCTATAAACAATATGCTGACCGTAGGTAAGTATGCCAGTGACTTGATCGCCAACATAGAGATCACAAATCCTAATGTCAAAGAACCGCTGTCTCCCATAAATATAGAAGCCGGGTGCGAATTAAATACAAGAAACCCTAAAAGCGCTGAGATAAATGCTCCAGCAATCATCATCATGAAAAAATCATCATGCATATACCCTACAGCAAAAAAACTACCGAGTATTACTATACTCACTGTAGCAGCAAGTCCATCAAGGCCATCTATCAAATTGAGTGCATTGGTGAACCCGACCACTGCAAACAGTGTAAAAGGAATCGCAAACCATCCTAATGAAAGCTCAAACCCAAAAAATACACCAAGATGATCGATCACAATATTGTCAAAATAAAGCAGCACCGTACTCAGCATAATAACAATGAATTTAGTGTTTGGAGCTGTATCACGATGATCATCCAGCAATCCCACGATAAAAACAAGCAAAATAGCAGTACAGGTCCATGCATAAGAGAGTATCACATCAAAATAAAAAATAGGAAGCACAAATGCTATCGCAAGATAAAATCCTATCCCGGCACCTCTTGGGGTATGATTCCTATGTGTACTGCGTTCATTAGGGACATCTATCAAACCCATTTCTGCTGCATAATGTTTCACAAAGCCAACCAACACCACAGAGAGGATAAAAATGCATACAAATACCAAATACATATGCATGACTAAGACCTAAGCGTATGGTTCAAAATAGTATTATTTTCCCATACCTTTGTGTAGTTTTCTCTTTGAAAGACATCATCCAAGAATTTCGTCTGTTTGAGATGATGTACATCAGAGCCTAAAAAATCGATCATGCCATTGTCAGAGAGTATCTCTGCTTTTTTCTTGGCATCTTTACCGTAATGCCCACCCAAGGAATTCAGATCTAGCTGAAACAAGACACCCAGCTCTTTCCATCTGCCATACTCTTTGAGCGGATCACTCACATAACGATAACGTTCAGGATGCGCCATAAGCGGTATATATCCTGCAGCCGAAATTTCAAAGATCATCTCTTCTATCTGCAGAGGTTTCGAAACATAGGAAGTTTCAAAAAGAAGGTATTTCCCATCGATACTCATCACTTCATCACTACGAATATGGTCATAAAACCCTTCATCCAGATAGTACTCTGCAGCAGCTTCTATCTCCAGCTTTATCCCTTCAGCCTTTGCCGCTTTTCTCAAAGAGACCAATCCCTCTTTGATGATCTGAGGTGTATTGCGGTAGACATCTATCATGATATGCGGTGTCGTGATCACTTTCTCATAACCTAGAGATTCCATCCCCTTCAAAAGCGAAAGGCTCTCCTCCATACTCTGGGAACCATCATCGATCCCCGGGATGAAGTGTGAGTGAAGATCCACCTTTAGGACGGGACCTCTTTTCTTCTCTTTTTGTTTTTTAAAAAAAGGAAAGATCATTTGCTGTCTTCCTCATAATAACCGTAACCATACCCATAACCGTAACCGTATCCATTTCTCGCCGTTTTCACATCATTGAGCAAGATGCCCAACCCGTTGATCTCTTCTTTTGAGAGTTTTTCTACACTCTTTAAAAAACCTTTTTTCGAGTAATCGGCTCTCAGTACATACATACTTGTATCTGCAAAATGCATCAATGTTCGTGCATCTGTGACCAAACCTATCGGAGGGGTATCAAGGATGATCACATCATACACTTCTCTTAGTTTTTCAAGTACCTTTTCCATCAAAGGACTCTGTATCAGTTCACTCGGGTTTGGCGGTACAGGTCCAGAAGTGATAATGTCCAGATTCTCATACTCTGTATTCTGGATCACCTCTCCTAAAGCCGTATGACCTGAGAGCAGGGTACTCATACCTTTGGTATTTTGAAGTCCAAATTTTTGATGTAGTGTCGGTTTTCGCATATCAAGGTTAAGTATGACCGTTTTTTTGTCTGCCATACTCATGATCCCGCCCAGGTTGATACAGGTTGTCGTTTTCCCTTCTCCTCCGATAGTTGAAGTGATCGCAATGACATGGGCATTTTTATCTCTTGCCATAAACTGGAGGTTGGTACGTATATTCCTAAAAGATTCAGCTAAAGCAGATTTCGGAGATAAAAATACCCGTACCTTCTCATTATCCTCTTTAATATGCGGGATAAGCCCAAGTATAGGTACTTCTGTCACCTTAGTGACATCCTCCTCCTCTTTGATACGGTCATCAAAGAACTCTCTTAAAAAAGCAACAGCGATCCCTAGTATCAATCCCATGATCAACCCTACCAGTACGATCAGTTTTCGCTTAGGTTTAATAGGGGACTCAGGGTAAAGTGCCTTATCTATGATCCGGTTCTTACTGACTGTAGAAGCTTTGATGATCGCTGTTTCTGAGCGCTTCTCCAAAAGATAAGAGTAGATCTTCTCATTGACCACAAATTTACGCTGCAACTGCCCATACATTCTCTCATCCGCAGGCAGTGTATTTAAAAGTTTCTGCTGCTCTGATATAGAGTGTTCAAGCAATGCTTTTCGCTCTTTTATGCTTTTTCTCAGGTTTTTGATCGTTGAGATCAGCACTGTTTTAAGCTGTGCTATCGTCTTGTTCACTTTGATCACAGAAGATGCCATCTCCGTATATTCTGCACGCAGGATCTTCTTTTCGATGATGGCAGCCTGAAGTTCTTTGATGATACCTGAGAGTGACGACCCTTCCTTATCGAGCCCTGCAATTGCTATACTTTCCAGGTTCTCACCTGACTGAACCTGTTTATAAAGCGTATCCAACAACCCCTGTTCTATAGTTATCTCTGCCAATTTCGTTTCATACTCGCTCATCTGCCTTATGATATTTTCAGCTTTGGCACTTAAACTGACCGTATTGGACGTTTTTTTAAACTCTTCGAGTTTAATAGCAGAGCTTTTGAGGTTTTCAGTGATGAATTTCAACTGTTCATCGACAAAAGTAAGTGCACGTGTTGCTTCTTCTGTCTTTTTCTCTATGTTCTGCTGGATATAGGCTTCTGCTAATGCATTGGCGAACTCTTGAGCACGCAAAGCTACATTATCTGCATAAGAGATCTCGAGCATAGAAGAGTACTTTGATTTCTGACTTACACTGACACCAGATCGAACAAAGCTTCCTATCGTTTCAGGATCTATGATCACAAAGCGGTACGCTTCATCATCTGGCTCTTTGGTCTTTACAACATTAAGATGAAAATGCTCGGTGACGATCTCTTCACTATAAGGAAGCACTTCATCATAACTCCAAATATTCTCATTTTCATCTTCTACTTCTTCCACTACCAAACGATAATGTTTATCATCTACTGGAATTAAATCAAATGAAATACCATAGCCTTTGAGCATACCCACTTGAAAAGGACTCGCTTTATAGAGTTCGATCTCTCTAAATCTTCTAGTCGTATAGTACCGATGCGCAAAATCTACATATTTCAGTGCTTTTTCAGTCAAGAATCTTGACTGAATGATATCCATCTCTGTATCAGCATTCATAGTACCAGAATTCATAGCCATTGCAAGTACATCCTGAGTTCCGCCATAACTACGTTGATCCAAACCTACCTCGACAGTGGCAGAGGCTTGATACACATTAGGTTTAAAATAAGCATAATAACTACTGACAAACGCAAATAAAACAACAAAAAGAAGTATCATAGCCCGATATCGATATACGGTCCTAAATATCTCTTTAATGTCTATTTCATCTTCATCTATGTGCATGTTGTCTGTATTCATTGTTTTCCTTGAAGTCTTAAAGTATCATATATAAAATGATTGGTGTTCTATATCTGAACGATATAAGTGAGATTCTCTTCGAGTCGTATTTCTGACCCGAGGAGAGAAGATTAAAAGTTATATGTTATACCTACAGTAAATGCATCTACATCTGCCTGCACAGTAGCATCACCCTCATAACTACCATCCATATCATTTGCAGGGAAAGTGTAGTCAGCAAAGAGAGAGATGTTTTCCATCATTTCATAACTCGCACCAAGTCCCCATTGGAAACCAGTTTCATCATAATCTACAAGATAACCTTTTACACCATCTAAAGTAACCCCACCATATCCAAGAAGTGCATAGACAGAAAAGTCTTCACTTACAGGGTATTGTGGTTTTGCAAATAGGGCCCATCCCTCCATTTCAGTCTGGTGATCATGCCAGAAAGATTTAGTATATCTACCCTCTACAGCAAAATACTCATTGAAGTCATATCCTGCAAGAAAAGAGAGATTTCCCAGTCTATCTTGTCTGTCGGTACCACCCCAATCCACAGAAATCTCCGCATCACGTGTACTTACAGCAGCGATACCAAGACCCACATAGAAGTTCTTTTCTTCTTTTACTACTTCAACTACTGGTTCTATTGCAGGTTCAACATCTTTCATGTCTCCCCCAGCAAATCCCAAACTGCTCATCGCCGCTACTGCACATACCGAAAGTACTATCTTCTTCATTCTTTTCCCTTGTTTTTTAATGCACAAATTATACTATTTTATGCTTTACTTTCATTAAGTAGTTTACTCTATATCTATAAGGTCATAATAAACTAAATTAAAATATAAAACTATAGTATAAAAATGTCATATTTATGTCATATTTTGCAAGTTTA is a window of Sulfurovum sp. TSL6 DNA encoding:
- a CDS encoding tyrosine-protein phosphatase — protein: MIFPFFKKQKEKKRGPVLKVDLHSHFIPGIDDGSQSMEESLSLLKGMESLGYEKVITTPHIMIDVYRNTPQIIKEGLVSLRKAAKAEGIKLEIEAAAEYYLDEGFYDHIRSDEVMSIDGKYLLFETSYVSKPLQIEEMIFEISAAGYIPLMAHPERYRYVSDPLKEYGRWKELGVLFQLDLNSLGGHYGKDAKKKAEILSDNGMIDFLGSDVHHLKQTKFLDDVFQRENYTKVWENNTILNHTLRS
- a CDS encoding glycosyltransferase family 4 protein; protein product: MHMYLVFVCIFILSVVLVGFVKHYAAEMGLIDVPNERSTHRNHTPRGAGIGFYLAIAFVLPIFYFDVILSYAWTCTAILLVFIVGLLDDHRDTAPNTKFIVIMLSTVLLYFDNIVIDHLGVFFGFELSLGWFAIPFTLFAVVGFTNALNLIDGLDGLAATVSIVILGSFFAVGYMHDDFFMMMIAGAFISALLGFLVFNSHPASIFMGDSGSLTLGFVISMLAIKSLAYLPTVSILFIAAIPILDTVVVMVRRKIKGKSIFCADRCHIHHILRHFFAEDTRNTVLFLGVFQAIYSLTGLQLERHMDEGYLLILFVLNVVLLYMFLAAMIKRQKRNC
- a CDS encoding porin family protein, which gives rise to MKKIVLSVCAVAAMSSLGFAGGDMKDVEPAIEPVVEVVKEEKNFYVGLGIAAVSTRDAEISVDWGGTDRQDRLGNLSFLAGYDFNEYFAVEGRYTKSFWHDHQTEMEGWALFAKPQYPVSEDFSVYALLGYGGVTLDGVKGYLVDYDETGFQWGLGASYEMMENISLFADYTFPANDMDGSYEGDATVQADVDAFTVGITYNF
- a CDS encoding polysaccharide biosynthesis tyrosine autokinase → MNTDNMHIDEDEIDIKEIFRTVYRYRAMILLFVVLFAFVSSYYAYFKPNVYQASATVEVGLDQRSYGGTQDVLAMAMNSGTMNADTEMDIIQSRFLTEKALKYVDFAHRYYTTRRFREIELYKASPFQVGMLKGYGISFDLIPVDDKHYRLVVEEVEDENENIWSYDEVLPYSEEIVTEHFHLNVVKTKEPDDEAYRFVIIDPETIGSFVRSGVSVSQKSKYSSMLEISYADNVALRAQEFANALAEAYIQQNIEKKTEEATRALTFVDEQLKFITENLKSSAIKLEEFKKTSNTVSLSAKAENIIRQMSEYETKLAEITIEQGLLDTLYKQVQSGENLESIAIAGLDKEGSSLSGIIKELQAAIIEKKILRAEYTEMASSVIKVNKTIAQLKTVLISTIKNLRKSIKERKALLEHSISEQQKLLNTLPADERMYGQLQRKFVVNEKIYSYLLEKRSETAIIKASTVSKNRIIDKALYPESPIKPKRKLIVLVGLIMGLILGIAVAFLREFFDDRIKEEEDVTKVTEVPILGLIPHIKEDNEKVRVFLSPKSALAESFRNIRTNLQFMARDKNAHVIAITSTIGGEGKTTTCINLGGIMSMADKKTVILNLDMRKPTLHQKFGLQNTKGMSTLLSGHTALGEVIQNTEYENLDIITSGPVPPNPSELIQSPLMEKVLEKLREVYDVIILDTPPIGLVTDARTLMHFADTSMYVLRADYSKKGFLKSVEKLSKEEINGLGILLNDVKTARNGYGYGYGYGYGYYEEDSK